The DNA sequence CTGTGACACTCTCCCCGTGTTTTTTATTTCCAGGGCACAGTAGACCGAATCTAGTACACGTGGCAGCCTCTTGGGACTTATCAGATTTGCCGATCCAGCATCAAAGGCCACAATGGCATGATTTTGGTCATTGAGGAAAATATTGGAGGTTTTATATTTCCGAGCACAAGATCCTGATCTTGTCCGTGGACGTGAGCGATACCTCTTGCTGCTCCAAAAGCAATCTTGACTCTGGTAACCCAGTCATCGCCTCTTATCCTTACAAAATCAGCATAAACACATTCAGAAACAGCTAATGTATTTCCTACATTAGAAACAGAATTATCTCTGTCAACTCAATAACAAGATTCAACATACCATGTAGCGAAGATATGCAGCCTTGAGTGTAATAATCATACAACAAAAGCTTTTCATATCTTGAATAGTAAAAAGCCTTTAATCTACCGATATTCGTGTGATTCATTCTTCCAAATAACTCCACATGCTTCTGAAAATCTTTGAATGTTGGATTCACATATTTACATCTCTTCACCACAACTATACTTCCATTGTCGAGTGTTATCTTGTAACTATTCCCGAACGATCCTTTCCCAATCACCTCAGCAGCAGAAGCCTCCAGTAAATACTCGATCCCACATACGGGATCTACATTAACATCCTCAAGAAATACAAGTTTTACTTCCCAGCTCGTTGAGTCCAAAGAGCGACTCACTCGGTTCGATATGTCAATATCCGCCAACAATCTCCACTACATCAGATATTTTAGGTCTCTTTTTTGCTGAATTAGCCACACATTTAACTCCTATTTGCAACATTTTAATCATATGTTCACTAATGGAAGGATGCTTCAATAGAGCGGGATCGAAAACGTTAGCAGCCCTCTCGTTAGTTTTAACTGAATTAACCAGTTTGACTAGGTTAACAGCTGCAGGATTCTTTCTGGTTAGAAGCTCGAGTAGCAGAATTCCTAAGGTATACACATCTGAC is a window from the Salvia hispanica cultivar TCC Black 2014 chromosome 1, UniMelb_Shisp_WGS_1.0, whole genome shotgun sequence genome containing:
- the LOC125197355 gene encoding probable leucine-rich repeat receptor-like protein kinase At1g68400, which produces MGTLPSIFQHPLRCFVSVFSFGDPSFEISRSHKLVLVDVEDAALASVKLLGAGTFGSAYVAMIDDQPRFVVKRLESERISELDFRWIMEILGDVRHENVVALRAYYSSDYYSNDSVHSLLHALSSSDVAPNGKCRLETRVKIAIGAAKGIAEIHKKFGGMLVHGNIKASNIFLNQQLYGCVCDFVLSNMTKTRLKPTSSDVYTLGILLLELLTRKNPAAVNLVKLWRLLADIDISNRVSRSLDSTSWEVKLVFLEDVNVDPVCGIEYLLEASAAEVIGKGSFGNSYKITLDNGSIVVVKRCKYVNPTFKDFQKHVELFGRMNHTNIGRLKAFYYSRYEKLLLYDYYTQGCISSLHGNTLAVSECVYADFVRIRGDDWVTRVKIAFGAARGIAHVHGQDQDLVLGNIKPPIFSSMTKIMPLWPLMLDRQI